The following nucleotide sequence is from uncultured Draconibacterium sp..
ATCTTTTCGTGTTGTTTTCTAGTACTTTTTGACGATCATATAAAGCTATATATAGATCGATTATTAAAGTATTTAAGTTTATTATGTATTTACATTTAATAAAAAGTAGTTGTTAAATTCGAAAAGAATATTTACATTTGTTTTTGAAGAATACAAGAAGTCTGTTGGACGCATGACAAATGTATCTTTACAAACACCTAGATAAATGAAAGACCGAATTAAAAATTTTATCGATGCAAAAGGAATTTCAGCCGGCGAGTTGGCTGCAGTTCTGGATGTGCAACGATCAAATATCTCACATATTCTTAATGGTAGAAACAAACCAGGTGCTTCATTCATTGAGAAGCTACTATTGGAATTCCCCGATTTAAACGCTCGCTGGCTACTTACCGGTGAGGGAGATATGTTTGATGGACAGGGACCGGTGGATAACAGTCCTCAACAAAAGCTGCCAATAATTGAAGAATCCATTCAACAACAGCCTTTGGTCGAAAAACCAATAAAAAAGAACAATATCACGGAAGATATTATTGAAAGACCAGTGTCTGTTTCAAATAGCGAAATAGATAAAATGGTTATTATATACCGTGATGGTACATTTAATATATATAAGCAGCGTTAATTGAATAAACTTGTAATGTAGAATATATAAAGGAGA
It contains:
- a CDS encoding helix-turn-helix transcriptional regulator, whose protein sequence is MKDRIKNFIDAKGISAGELAAVLDVQRSNISHILNGRNKPGASFIEKLLLEFPDLNARWLLTGEGDMFDGQGPVDNSPQQKLPIIEESIQQQPLVEKPIKKNNITEDIIERPVSVSNSEIDKMVIIYRDGTFNIYKQR